The following is a genomic window from Saprospiraceae bacterium.
CAATGTGATGACACCTGTCAGGATTTTATTATCAGTGCTGATTTTAAGTTTTGTTTTGACTTTTCCTTCCACCAACACCTGAGCATCTCCGCCTCCCGGGACAACATCTCCTACTTTTACTTTTAAATTGGTCAAGGTGGCATCTACAGACATGGTATCTTTTGTCAATTTACCCATTACCGGCAGCGGTCCAATTGTAGATTCTATGATGATATTGACTTCATCTTTTTTGATCAATTCAGTTACATTCAATTGTGCCATAGTAAACACTGCTGCGAAAGATCCTTTACATTTAAATTCACCGTTATACTCCCCAAGAAATCTTTTCTGATAAGTACATGTTGAATTATCCACAGCGGCCTGTGCATTAAAATTATCACCAAGTGGGTCTGTACAGCCTGATATGACTTCAGGATGTTTATTACATGCCAGAAAAATAGTTGAAACTGTGAAAATCAGAATTGCGAATTGTTTGAGGTTTGCATTCATATCAACTTTTATTTTATGTTTACTTCTACAAAGATATGCTTTATTTTTTATTTTCAAGCATGTTAACATAATTAAGGTCTCCTATTCTGAATCGGAATGGAATCCTGCTCCTGACTTCTATTTTGTGTTCGAGTTTGCAGAAAAAAGGTAAGTTGTCGGCTTTAAACTTTACATTTGCAAATCCGGTATTGCTGATAGCAGACATCTGAGGTCTAAACGATAGCCATTCCCTCATATGTGTTGTATCAGTTTCTTTATATTTTTGATAAGTTTGAGCATTGGCATGATATCCAAGTGAAAAACCCATCACACATATCAAAAAAAAGATCCATTGTATCCATCTTTTGTTATTCTTCATTGGGCACTCTTTGTTTCCATTTTTCTTTTTTACTTCCCTCGTACATCTCGTATTTACAGAATAAGGATGGAATTTCACCATTCAGCAGGGCCTTTTTCGATGAAGGTCTGAGTCCCACATGCTTCAAAGCATCAAGATGACCTGAAATAATCCATGCAGTACAATTTTTAAACGACATTTTCAGTTTGTCACCTATATGTTTGTAAAAATCTGTAACATCGTCCTCTTTTAGTCTGGCATCATAGGGCGGGTTGAAAATTAAGGTAGTGTTTTGTGCACCATCATGGTAAAAAAATCATTTTGTTCCATTTTAATCAGATCACTTAGCCCTGCTTCTGCAATATTGACCATAGCTGCCTGGACAGCTGATTTAGTCTTATCTTCACCTGAGATGGGTGGCAAGTTGGTGTGAATTATTCCATTTAAGGCATTATTACAGACTTGTTGGTACAACTCAGAATTAAAATTTTTCCATTTCATGAAAGTGAAATTTCTGTCTAATTTCTGAGGTGGACGATTGGATGCTATCATGGCAGCTTCACACAGAATCGTACCCGAGCCGCACATGGGATCTATTAACGGAGATTTTTTGTCCCACCCTGAAAGCAAGATCAGACCGGCAGCGAGAACCTCATTCAAAGGTGCATCCACATGATTTTTTCTATATCCCCGCATATGCAGTGACGAACCACTGCTGTCCAAACTTATGGTCACGATGTTTTGGCGTATATGAACATTGATTTTTAAATCAGGGCTTTTAACATCCACACTCGGTCTTTTTCCATATTTGTCTCTGAATCTGTCAGCGATGGCATCTTTAGCCTTGAGTGCTATATAGTTGGCATGTCGGAACTGATCCGAATTGACTATAGAATCAATGGCAAAAGTGTCATCAACTCCTAAGTAATCTTCCCAAGGCATATCTTTAATCTCGGTGTATAATTCAGCTTCATTCTTTATTGAAAATTCCCTGATAAATACTAATACCCGAAGGCATGTTCTCAAAAGAAGATTGGATTTGTATAAAATGGACAGATCGCCCTGGTATGTGACAGCTCTTTTTAGAATTTGAATGTCTTCTGCACCTATAGACTCCAGTTCAGTTGCAAGAACATGTTCCAGATTTTCAAGGGTTTTAGCTATTATTTTCAATATATGGATTTTTGAACGGGATTAGATATTATCCTCCACATTCTTTCTTTAGTTCGATCATCAATGTATGCCATAGATCTTTGACTTCCTGTACTTCATCTGCATTGCAAAAGTCCGTGATCTCGAGTATGGTTTCATTAGTGATGTCTGATTTATACATTCTGAATTCAAGAAACTCGCTACGATCATCAGCATCATCCCATACAAATCGCACTCTTTCATCTTCGATATCATCTACGAGGGTGGCTGATTCACTACTTCCTTGCCAGTAAAAAGTATACGCATCATTAGTAATATCCACCTCAATACAGTACCATCTTACGAGACACGCAGGGGTTGTCACAAAATTGTAAATTATCGTAGGTGACGCCCTGAAAATAAACTCCATATCCAATCTTTCCCTTTTCATCGTGGTGAATTACTTCTTTTATAGTTTTAAATAAAGGCGCAATAAAAAATAAATTTTCCAATTGTCAAAACAAAAGAACTTTTTTTGCAAATAATTAATTATTATTGTCTTATACATCTTGTTTTAAAAACTATTTTTTCTTAAGCAATGTTATTATTTTCTATAATAGTCAAAATTGATATCAAGAAAAGTGAAAATAATGTTATCTTTGCGGCTCTTTTTAAAAATCCTTACTCACAAGTGTATTAAATACTCATAATGAGACAGTTAAAAATAACAAAGTCAATTACTAACAGAGAGAGTCAGTCTCTTGAAAAATATCTACAGGAAATCGGTAAAGTCGACCTATTGACTCCTGAAGAAGAAGTTGATCTCGCACAGAAAATTAAGGAAGGGGATCAGGAAGCATTAGAAAGACTGACTAAAGCCAATCTGCGTTTTGTGGTTTCGGTAGCTAAACAATATCAAAATCAGGGCTTATCGCTAAGTGATCTTATCAATGAAGGCAATTTAGGATTAATCAAAGCAGCACAGAGATTTGACGAAACCCGTGGATTTAAATTTATATCTTATGCTGTTTGGTGGATTCGCCAGTCTATCCTTCAGGCCCTTGCAGAGCAATCCAGAATCGTGAGGCTACCGCTCAATAAAGTGGGGTCATTAAATAAAATAAACAGAGCATTTTCTGAACTCGAGCAAGAGTTTGAAAGAGAACCTTCTCCGGAAGAGCTAGCTGAATTGCTGGAAATACCTACTGAAGAAGTAGAAACTACATTGGGTGTAGCCGCGAGACATGTTTCTATGGATGCACCTTTTATCGATGGGGAAGACAACTCACTACTCGATGTGCTGGAAAATAACAGTACTCCGGATACGGATTCAGCGCTGGAATATAAAGAATCATTGAGAAGAGAGATCGAACGGTCACTCAATACGCTGACAGACAGGCAGGCAGATGTTATAAAATTATATTTTGGTATAGGAATAGAACATCCTATGTCGCTTGAAGATATCGGTGATAAATTCGGACTTACCAGAGAAAGAGTTCGTCAAATCAAAGATAAAGCCATCAATAAGCTAAGATCAGTCAACAGAAGCAAATTGTTGAAAAACTATTTGGGAGCATAATGACATAGCCCGTCTGTAATCATGAATGGACGACTGGATAATTTTTCGATCTTCTAATTCGAAATTATTCATTGGATTTTTCCAAATGATCATTGTGAAAATCAATTGGTCAAACACACACTTATAATCTTGTTTTCCAAATATTTAAATACTTTATTCAAAGAAGAATACAGCTGTATCAATTCTTTTATTTAAAATATACAATTGAGCATTTGACATTTACTCAATATTTAGATTAAATTTGCTGTGTTCAAAATGTCTAAATTCAGGTGTTGGATAATATCATATTATATTTCGAAAGTATATCCCCCGTTCAGGGAGCATTTTTGGCCACTTTGTTTACATGGGCTTTGACTGCTTTAGGAGCGTCTTGTGTATTTTTTTTTAGAACCATGAATAGAACCTTTTTGGATGGCACTTTGGGTTTTACAGGTGGTGTGATGGTTGCCGCCAGTTTTTGGAGCCTGCTTGCGCCTGCCATTGAAATGAGTCCCGGCGAAGGATTTGTCAAAGTGATGCCATCTTCAATTGGTTTTTTTCTGGGAGCTCTTTTTATCTTTAGTTTAGATAAGACTTTACCGCACTTACATATCAATTTTAAGGAATCAGAGGGAGTGAAATCTCCCTGGCAAAAGACCACTCTGCTTGTTCTGGCCATCACATTGCACAATATTCCGGAAGGACTCGCCATAGGAGTATTGTTTGGTGGTGTTGCTGCAGGTATACCTGAAACATCAATCACAGCTGCTGTCATTCTGGCCTTGGGTATTGGAATTCAAAACTTTCCTGAAGGTATAGCTGTCTCCATGCCATTGAAACGTATGGGCATGTCAAATTCCAAGAGTTTCCTTTATGGGCAATCTTCTGCATTGGTTGAACCTGTTGCGGCTGTAATCGGCGCTTTAGCAGTTCATTTTTTTATTCCTATATTGCCATATGCTTTGGCATTTGCTGCGGGAGCTATGATTTTTGTAGTAGTTGAAGAGGTGATTCCCGAAACACAATTGGCCAATAATACGGATATCGCTACCCTTGGGTTTATATTAGGGTTTATCATTATGATGACATTAGATGTAGCTTTGGGATGATAGAACGGGATAAAAATAGTTTAAGGCAAAAATTGAAATTGTTCAGTGATGAACTCATTAACGAAATCTACACAAAATCAAAAATAATAGATGTTCCTGCAGGTACTCAGATACTTCGATTGGGACAGTATGTAAAGGTATTGCCTATAGTACTTTCAGGAAGAGTCAAAGTTTTTGCTTACGGAGACGAAAAGGAATTTCTTCTTTATTATATCAAAGAAAATGAAAGTTGTATCATGTCATTTTCAGCATTACTAAATAATGATGTAAGTAAGATTTGCGCTATAACCGAAGACACTACCACTATCCTGACTTTGCCAGGCGAAGATGTATTGAAGTGGACTAAAAAATTTCCTGAATTCAATCATTTTTATCTAAAATACTATCAACACAAGTATGATGATCTGCTTGAAACACTCAGACAGGTAGTTTTTGAAAAATTGGACACAAGGATACTTAAATACCTGAGCGAAAGATCTAAAATATCGGGTAACGAAGGAGTTAGAGTCACACATAAAGAGATTTCATCAGATTTGGGTACATCCCGGGAAGTGGTGACGCGCATCATCAAAAAGCTTGAAACAGAACAATATATCAAAATTGAAAAAAATTTTATAAAAATTCTTTAGTTGTGATAATTGTCACAAGAATTAAGAGTACTAAATGTCTAAATTTGTATTTGAAATCATTTATTAACCATTTAAATTCTTTTGAATCATGACAAAAAATATGGGAGGCACTGATAAAATCATCAGACTCGGACTTGCAGCTGTAATTGCTTTTTTTATATTATAACGGCACCATCAGCGGTACTCTAGGAATAGTACTCGGTATCCTGGCAATAGTTTTTGCGTTGACAAGCCTGATAAGTTTCTGTCCGCTCTATCCTCTCTTGGGAATAAATACCTGCAAGAAATATATCCGATATTCTGTTAGAAAATTATTAAAAATTTTTCTAAATAATTGCGTAATTTAATGTAAATATGTCGTGTTAATAGTCTTATTGAAAAAATAAAATATTTAAACTAAAATTTGACAATTAATATGGCATTTCAATTTACAGACACTAATTTTCAGGAATCAGCCTTAGCAGGTGGTGTATCAGTAGTAGATTTTTGGGCAGAATGGTGTGGCCCCTGTCGCCTCATTGGACCTATTATCGATGATTTATCCACTCAATATGAGGGTAAAGCTACTATTGGCAGAGTCAATGTTGACGGAAATCCTGAGATCTCAATGAAATACGGCATAAGAAGCATACCGACCATTTTGATAATTAAAGATGGTCAGGTCGTAGATAAGCAGGTAGGAGTCACTACCAAAGCAGCTTTGGAAGCAAAATTAGCTGCACATTTATAACATACCCTTAATTCAGGGAATAAAAGATCTTTGTCATTTACATGGCAAAGATTTTTTTTTTCATAAGAACAGGAATCATTTCAATTCATATTTACTTTTTCTTTTTTTTCAAATCGTACATTTATTTTTAGTAGTGAAATTGTATTTTTGAAATATCAACTTCACAAATTAACAGGGATTTATAGTACCTTTGTTACCTTTTAGTACCTTATAAATGAAAGTAAAAAGAGTCATATTGATAGTATTGGATAGTGTAGGGATAGGTGCACTACCTGATGCAAAGGCATATGGAGACGAGGGCAGCAACACGTTGGGACATATTGCAGCAAAGGTTTCCAATCTTCACATACCCCATTTAATCCAGCTTGGTTTAGGCAATATTGATGAAAAAAATGCATTAATTAAAACAGCGAAACCTATAGGGGCATATGGTAAAGCTGCGGAAGTTTCATCAGGTAAAGATACTACTACCGGACATTGGGAAATTGCCGGGTCAGTACTATCTGTGCCTTTCCCCACATTTGTAGATGGCTTTCCGGAGTCGTTTATTGCTGCATTTGAAAAAGCTATAGGCATCCAAACCTTGGGGAATTACGCTGCTTCCGGAACTGTCATTATCAATGATCTTGGAGATAAACATATAGAGACAGGATATCCTATTGTTTATACATCTGCAGACAGTGTTTTTCAAATTGCTATGCACGAAGACATCATTCCTATCGCGAAGCAGTATGAAATATGTAGTATTGCAAGAAAGATGCTGACAGGAGACTTGAAGGTTGGAAGGGTGATAGCCCGGCCATTTATTGGCAGTTCTGGAAGATACACAAGAACAAACAACCGGAAAGACTTTGCGGTACTTCCACCAGACAACCTTCTCACAGCTGTCGAAAAGGATGGTAAGACAGTCCTGGGTATCGGAAAGATTTATGATATTTTTGCTGGTAAAAATGTAACCCAATCCATCAAAACAGCCAATAATCATGAAGGTATCATTACCACCATAAACTCCATAACTAAAAAATCAGAAGGTCTTATTTTTACCAATCTTGTAGATTTTGACATGATCTACGGTCATAGAAGGGATGTATCTGGATATGCAGCTTGCCTTGAAGAGTTTGATAAGTGCCTTCCGGACATCATGGGGTCGATGTTTGATGATGATGTTTTGATCATCACGGCAGACCACGGCAATGACCCCACGTGGTCTGGCTCAGATCATACAAGAGAATATATACCTGTCATCGTATACGGTAAAAGTATAAAACCTGGGATAAATTTTGGAGTGAGAAATTCATTTGCAGATATTGCCGGCACTATCGCTGATATTTTAGGCATAGAATTTGAGACAGTAGGATTGAGTTTTAAAGATATAATTTATTTGACGTAGGTTTCACACATCAGAAATCCGTAACCCAATTATAAAAATAATAACACATTGCTGGATTTAATTAAAAAGAAGAGGAACGGGGAAGTGCTCAGTTCTGACGAAATAAAGGAGATCGTTGAGGGTTTTGTTTTGGGGCATATTCCGGATTATCAAGTGGCTGCATGGTTGATGGCAGTATATTTCAGAGGTCTTAATGATCAGGAGACTGCTTATTTGACTGATGCCATGATGCGTTCCGGTGATTTAATAGATCTATCTTCGATTCCGGGAATCAAAATTGATAAACACAGTACAGGCGGTGTTGGAGACAAGACAACTTTAGTACTGGCTCCTTTGGTGGCTGCAGCAGGTGTGCCAATAGCAAAAATGTCAGGAAGGGGATTGGGGCATACAGGAGGCACATTAGATAAACTGGAGTCAATTCCGGGTTTTAATGTGGATATGACAGCTAAACATTTTTGCGACCTTGTCAAAAAACATGGTATTGCTATCTGTAGCCAGAATTCGAGATTAGTTCCGGCTGATAAAAAATTATACGCTTTGAGGGACGTGACAGGGACGGTGGACAATATTTCCCTAATCGCTTCCAGTGTCATGAGTAAAAAACTGGCTTGTGGTGCTGACGGAATTGTAATAGATCTAAAGATTGGTGATGGGGCTTTCATAAAAACCATTGAAGATGCCAGCAAACTGGCTGAAATAATGCTTTCTACAGCAAAAAATATGGGCAGAAAACTTGTTGCAGTGGTGACTGACATGGAAGAACCCCTTGGGTATGCTATTGGCAATTCCTTAGAAGTGATTGAAGCTATAAAAACTTTGAAAGGACAGGGACCTGCTGATCTGACAGAATTGTGCCTCGAACTTGGGGCACAGATGATGGTGTTAGGTGAAAAAGCTGATAGCGCGGCTTATGCAAAAAAACAACTCAGAGCATTGTTGGAAAATGGAAAGGCCTTTGAAAAATTTGTAGAACTGGTCGAAATCCAAGGCGGCAATGTTCAATATATCCTTCACACAGATCATTTCAAAAAATCAAAATATAAATCTGAGTTCAGGGCTACTTTCAATGGATTTGTCAAACACCTTAATGCCATGGAAATTGGTTTGGCTTCGGTAAATCTTGGAGCCGGAAGGGAAACTAAAGAAAGTGAGATAGATCATAGTGCAGGAATAGAATTATTAAAAAAAGTGGGCGATAAAATAACTGAAGGTGATGTACTCGCAGTTTTACATTGTAATGATGAAAAATTATTTATAAACGCCTTGGAACATATGCAAAAGGCTTATACCTTTAGCACTGTAAAACCTGGTGAAACGCCATTGATAAGAAGCATAATAGCTTAATGACCATAAAAAATGAAATGATGACAGTCAAATCTAAAGAAAAAAAGATTATCATAGAGTCTAAGACAAAAATTCATATCATGCGCAACGATGGCATTCCATTTGATGCATCGCTTATTGAGCATATCAATATCAACAAAAGTGCCGTAGAGCGAAGGGCCGCTACCATAGGTACACGAAGAACTGTCAAAAAAGAATGGCAGGCAGCATGGCTTTTGAAAGCTATTTCCTGTATGGATCTGACGACATTGGCAGGCGATGACACCAGAGGAAATGTACTGAGACTGTGTGCTAAAGCCAAAAACCCTGTGCGAAAAGACCTTTTGGAGGCAATGGGTATGCAGGATGCCAACATCACCACCGGAGCGGTCTGTGTGTATCACAATTTGATACCATATGCAGTTGATGCCTTAAAAGGAAGCAATATACCTATAGCGGCCGTATCCACCGGCTTTCCGGCTGGTCAGATATCAATGGAACAAAAGCTAAAGGAAATTCAGATGTCAGTTGCAGCAGGTGCATCAGAGATAGACATCGTGATCAGCAGGGCTCTGGTATTGCAATCAGATTGGAAAGGATTGTACGATGAAATTGCCGCATTCAGAAAAGCATGCGGTCATGCGCATATGAAAACGATACTTGCCACGGGAGAAATCCCTACACTGACCAAGGTGGCCAAAGCAAGTATGGTGGCTATGATGGCAGGATCAGATTTTATCAAGACCAGCACAGGTAAGGAGTCAGTCAATGCTACATTACCTGTCAGTCTTGTCATGATAAGAGCGATTAGGGAGTATCTTGCACTTACAGGTTTCAAAGTAGGCTACAAACCTGCAGGAGGCATAGCGAAGGCAAAGGACGCACTCAATTATCTCATCTTGATGAAGGAAGAATTAGGCAACGAATGGCTTGAACCTGAATTATTCAGATTTGGTGCCAGCAGCCTTTTGGGCGACATTGAAAGACAGCTGGAACATTTTGTTACAGGCAGATATTCAGCTTCTTACAGACATCCTATGGCCTGACAAGCTAAAATTATTTACAAAAACTCAACCATGCCAACAAAAAAATCCCTGACTCACTGCACTAAGATATTAAAGGATCTGGTCGGTTTTCAAATATTAGGAGGACAATCCAATCTTGAAATCATAGATTATATCATGGCTATTCTGCTTGAAAAAGGAATAGAATACCACTTGGTGCCCAATAAAGAACTCACAAAAACATCGCTCTTATGCAGGATCGGACCTGCAGCGGATGGCGGAGTTATCCTGTCAGGCCATACCGATGTGGTCCCTGTGGCCGGACAGGCATGGACTACAAGACCATTTCATCTTACAAAAAAGGAAGATAAATTGTATGGCCGCGGGTCGTGTGATATGAAAGGTTTTTTGTCTTGTTGTCTTGCTTCAATTGATTTATTTAAAAATTCAGGATTAAAAAAACCCATCTATTTTGCTTTTTCATATGATGAAGAGATCGGATGCCTTGCCGGCGAAGAACTGGCTGCAGCGGTACATAAAATATACAAAGAAAAACCTGCTTATGCTATCATAGGCGAACCTTCGATGATGCAACCTGTAGTAGGGCAAAAAGGCATATGTGTCCTTGAAACTACAGTAAACGGCTCTGCGGGACATTCCAGCCGGATCAGAAGTGAAGTGAGCGCCATTCATGTATGTGCACGATTGATCCAATGGCTTGAAAACAAAATGGATCAGTATGCTCATGGTAATATTACAGACAATAGATTTAATCCACCACACACTTCCATCCATGTAGGTAAAATATATGGTGGAATAGCTCCCAATGTCATAGCCGATAGATGTACTTTTTACTGGGATGTCAGAGTGATACCCGGGCATAATGTGTATGATGTCATTCAGGAGTTTGCAGAATATTGCAGATCAGTGGAAGAAGAGTTAAGACCTAAGTTTCAGGGATTTGCTATTCATACTAATGAAGACCATCCGCCTGTCCCACCTTTGGGAACCCCTAATGAAGCATCGGTAGTCAACTTAATAGAAAAAATCACAGACAATCATGAGCTGCAAACAGTGGCTTATGCTGCAGAAGCGGGACAATTTAGTAATGAAGGATTTGAAACGGTCATCTGTGGACCAGGTGATATAGCTCAAGCCCATCGCGCAGATGAGTTTATTGCTATAGATCAACTTGAAAAATGTCTTCACATGCTGGAAAACCTGGCGCAAGAATTCAGTAAATGATTTGGTCAACTATATCCCATTATAATAGCATTTGACTTAGGGTATGCTTAAATTTTTATCGCTCCAAAATCAATGTATTATGAACCTGACTTCAAAATAATCGCCTTATTTAAATCACCTGCCAGCCTATTATCATAGTTGTCAGGTAGGATAAATGCGTTGATTTTTTTATTGTACGAACCATAATCTATTGATTTACAACTAAGGAAAATTTTAAACATATTCTTAATCGAAGAGCTAAACACCACTTTTTAAATAAAAAAAACAAGGTAAAAAGGCTAAAGGAAATCAACCTTATGCCCTGTTTATTTCATATTTACTCTATTTGCCTTATTGCGTCTTCCTGATATTTAATCCGAATAAACCAAGCTTCACGCCTGTCTGGATGGTCAGACCACTCAGTTGGGTATTGGTCAGATTGACTACAGAAGTATTGCTATCAGCATTATGAATATTGATTCTGTATCCAGCTCCGACAAAAAGCTTTCCGTATCTGAAGAGGTTCAGGTCCAAATGAATTGCGGGTTGGACAAATGCAAAACGAGTTGAATTTATACTATGCTTACGATACCCAATTCTTTTATCATCATGTCCAAACCTACTACCATCACCATAGTGTATAGTTGCATTTATCGAATCTACAGATGCATTACCATACCCCGATGTAAGAGGAATAGAAATATGAACCAATTTGTGAGGAGTAAAAGAATATTCAGCTCTTGCCCCTATACTCCGATATTGGAGTCGCAGGGCTTGATTTACATTGATATCTGTGGGGGTGAAATTTCTTTGATTGGTGATCATAGTGGCTCCTAATGCAAACTTCTTATTGATGATAGCCATCAATGAGCCTCCTCTCATTCCTGTGAATTCTCCTGCCAATTGACCGTATTGTACTTCCGGAGCTATGTAAAGTCCGAGCGTGTTGATTTTGAAATTGGAAAAAAGTGTTTTGGTAGTATCACTGCTCACATTTACATTTTCTGTAACTTGTGCATTCGAGTTGGTATAGGCTAAGATGAAAAATGCAGCGCTAAGTGCTATTAAAAATCTTTTTAACATGGATATAAATTTTAAAATTTGTAATGAAAATTGAATACCACAACAATACGCATCATCAATGGAAATGGTGTGGTGTGGAAAAAAATATATTGAAGTACCACACCATTTTGAAGTTATCTTCGTATAATTAACTAATATCAAAACCCATAAGTTGATTGTTCCTTAATAAAAAAAATAGTTTTGACCCCAATGATATCAATAGTATCATTGCTGCTTGTCTGAGAAAAGAGAGACAAGCTCAACAAACATTGGTAGAACAATATCTGCCGTATGGCAAATCTATTTGTATTCTTTATTCTCAAAACACTTTGGATGTTGAAGAAATGGTCAATGATGGTTTTGTAAGGGTATTCACCAATCTTTTAAAATTTGATAGTTCAAGATCATTCAAATCATGGCTTAGGGCTATTTTTATCAATAGTTGTATTGACCATTATCGCAAAAATAAATCGTTTTCTTTGATGTCATCCATTGACGATGTACATGAGTTTGAACTGGATTATCAAACAAACGTCATAGACGAAATGGCTGCTGAGGAACTTCTATCGGTGATTCAGGAATTAACACCCGTCTATCGTATGGTCTTCACACTTTATGTCGTAGAAGGATACAATCACAGAGAAATAGCTGATATGCTCGGAATACAGGAAGGCACATCAAAATCTAACCTGAGAGACGCTCGTACAAAACTTCAACAATTGGTTTACAAAAGATATGGTCATCATTATCACAAACTTAAAATCTTAAGGGCAAAATGAGAAAAGAAGACTTTGACAAATCCGTTAAAAATAAGTTACTCTCTATTAAGGAGGATGCTATCACTGCTATTGAAGTTCAAAATGTATTGAATGTCATCAATCATAAGCCAGTAACCGTCAGATGGTACCAGAAGAATTTATTTAAGATATTTTCATTGAGTCTTATGGCAGCCTTAGTGGTAGGAGGATATTTTATTATTCAAAAATCTGGACATTTTACTAAAAATGATCCATTGAATGATGTCAAAGTTATTACTAAAAAAATTACACAACCATTACTATCAAAAAATGAGGGTCACTCTTCAAACTTGTCAGCAAATCGAAATGAAGCATCAAAACATGAAATCCAACCAACGGACAACGGTATAAATCATCTCGAAAAGTCCATAAAAAAAGCTCCAACCACTGCCAAAACTTCATTACAATCTTCTATCCGTGAAAAGATCGGATTTATACATAATTACTTCAATGAAAGGGAGGGGAATAATGAAGTTTTCACCAGCCGGAATGTTCTAAAAACAGAAATAGATACTCAAGAG
Proteins encoded in this region:
- a CDS encoding activator of HSP90 ATPase 1 family protein — its product is MKRERLDMEFIFRASPTIIYNFVTTPACLVRWYCIEVDITNDAYTFYWQGSSESATLVDDIEDERVRFVWDDADDRSEFLEFRMYKSDITNETILEITDFCNADEVQEVKDLWHTLMIELKKECGG
- a CDS encoding sigma-70 family RNA polymerase sigma factor; its protein translation is MRQLKITKSITNRESQSLEKYLQEIGKVDLLTPEEEVDLAQKIKEGDQEALERLTKANLRFVVSVAKQYQNQGLSLSDLINEGNLGLIKAAQRFDETRGFKFISYAVWWIRQSILQALAEQSRIVRLPLNKVGSLNKINRAFSELEQEFEREPSPEELAELLEIPTEEVETTLGVAARHVSMDAPFIDGEDNSLLDVLENNSTPDTDSALEYKESLRREIERSLNTLTDRQADVIKLYFGIGIEHPMSLEDIGDKFGLTRERVRQIKDKAINKLRSVNRSKLLKNYLGA
- a CDS encoding ZIP family metal transporter translates to MLDNIILYFESISPVQGAFLATLFTWALTALGASCVFFFRTMNRTFLDGTLGFTGGVMVAASFWSLLAPAIEMSPGEGFVKVMPSSIGFFLGALFIFSLDKTLPHLHINFKESEGVKSPWQKTTLLVLAITLHNIPEGLAIGVLFGGVAAGIPETSITAAVILALGIGIQNFPEGIAVSMPLKRMGMSNSKSFLYGQSSALVEPVAAVIGALAVHFFIPILPYALAFAAGAMIFVVVEEVIPETQLANNTDIATLGFILGFIIMMTLDVALG
- a CDS encoding Crp/Fnr family transcriptional regulator, which translates into the protein MKLFSDELINEIYTKSKIIDVPAGTQILRLGQYVKVLPIVLSGRVKVFAYGDEKEFLLYYIKENESCIMSFSALLNNDVSKICAITEDTTTILTLPGEDVLKWTKKFPEFNHFYLKYYQHKYDDLLETLRQVVFEKLDTRILKYLSERSKISGNEGVRVTHKEISSDLGTSREVVTRIIKKLETEQYIKIEKNFIKIL
- the trxA gene encoding thioredoxin codes for the protein MAFQFTDTNFQESALAGGVSVVDFWAEWCGPCRLIGPIIDDLSTQYEGKATIGRVNVDGNPEISMKYGIRSIPTILIIKDGQVVDKQVGVTTKAALEAKLAAHL
- a CDS encoding phosphopentomutase translates to MKVKRVILIVLDSVGIGALPDAKAYGDEGSNTLGHIAAKVSNLHIPHLIQLGLGNIDEKNALIKTAKPIGAYGKAAEVSSGKDTTTGHWEIAGSVLSVPFPTFVDGFPESFIAAFEKAIGIQTLGNYAASGTVIINDLGDKHIETGYPIVYTSADSVFQIAMHEDIIPIAKQYEICSIARKMLTGDLKVGRVIARPFIGSSGRYTRTNNRKDFAVLPPDNLLTAVEKDGKTVLGIGKIYDIFAGKNVTQSIKTANNHEGIITTINSITKKSEGLIFTNLVDFDMIYGHRRDVSGYAACLEEFDKCLPDIMGSMFDDDVLIITADHGNDPTWSGSDHTREYIPVIVYGKSIKPGINFGVRNSFADIAGTIADILGIEFETVGLSFKDIIYLT
- a CDS encoding pyrimidine-nucleoside phosphorylase — its product is MLDLIKKKRNGEVLSSDEIKEIVEGFVLGHIPDYQVAAWLMAVYFRGLNDQETAYLTDAMMRSGDLIDLSSIPGIKIDKHSTGGVGDKTTLVLAPLVAAAGVPIAKMSGRGLGHTGGTLDKLESIPGFNVDMTAKHFCDLVKKHGIAICSQNSRLVPADKKLYALRDVTGTVDNISLIASSVMSKKLACGADGIVIDLKIGDGAFIKTIEDASKLAEIMLSTAKNMGRKLVAVVTDMEEPLGYAIGNSLEVIEAIKTLKGQGPADLTELCLELGAQMMVLGEKADSAAYAKKQLRALLENGKAFEKFVELVEIQGGNVQYILHTDHFKKSKYKSEFRATFNGFVKHLNAMEIGLASVNLGAGRETKESEIDHSAGIELLKKVGDKITEGDVLAVLHCNDEKLFINALEHMQKAYTFSTVKPGETPLIRSIIA
- the deoC gene encoding deoxyribose-phosphate aldolase translates to MTIKNEMMTVKSKEKKIIIESKTKIHIMRNDGIPFDASLIEHININKSAVERRAATIGTRRTVKKEWQAAWLLKAISCMDLTTLAGDDTRGNVLRLCAKAKNPVRKDLLEAMGMQDANITTGAVCVYHNLIPYAVDALKGSNIPIAAVSTGFPAGQISMEQKLKEIQMSVAAGASEIDIVISRALVLQSDWKGLYDEIAAFRKACGHAHMKTILATGEIPTLTKVAKASMVAMMAGSDFIKTSTGKESVNATLPVSLVMIRAIREYLALTGFKVGYKPAGGIAKAKDALNYLILMKEELGNEWLEPELFRFGASSLLGDIERQLEHFVTGRYSASYRHPMA